In Terriglobus sp. TAA 43, a single window of DNA contains:
- the hrpB gene encoding ATP-dependent helicase HrpB, producing MCAALPPRIMHLPVDDLLPEIAAAILSSRALVLQAEPGAGKTTRVPPALLDIVQGDVIVLEPRRLPARMAARRVAYEMGEEVGGTVGYQVRFDEKVSSKTRLRFVTEGIFLRRLIADPALTGVGAVVLDEFHERHLDGDLALALLRRVQQTSRPDLKIVVMSATLDAAPVAEFFGGCPVMDAPGRMFPLTIAYMPQAAEPLHIQVRTAVQRLMHEGHRGHALVFLPGAAEIRRAMRECEGVAQSYGLLMLPLHGDLSPAEQDRAVGPSTQQKLILSTNVAESSVTVEGVTAVIDSGLARIASHSPWMGLPTLEIKRVSKASAKQRAGRAGRTAPGQVLRLYSEMDFSQRAEHDVPEILRSELSELALSLRAMKPALRAEEVAWLTPPEAAALSQAEMLLNQLGAQNEMARQLARYPLPVRLARMMVAAQGRGAAAEAATAAALLSVGGNVERNDLLAAMDAQVAQPDPKVQQTEQQLRRIAGVAAGARHSSSDEPLLLSVLQGFPDRVARKRNGKEMLLGSGGSAEVQGDALPYEFAVVMDAEDRSDRPLPLVRMASRIEPDWLIDLFPERVKEEETLTWNRNAERVEAVTSLRYDGLLLQEWRDARPDSERAAKLLAAQAVAAGAGRFLDAEAIENLQARASFAELPVSDIQQELEELCIGLSRFSFEELRRAAENLLPMIEAKLEAQRLRELAPATLKLKAGRQVKVHYETGKPPWIESRMQDFFGMDDGPRVGPERTPVVMHLLGPNQRAVQTTADLRGFWQRLYPEVRRELMRRYPRHKWPENPLSAEAVEEAKHQPGRRS from the coding sequence ATATCGTGCAGGGCGATGTGATCGTCCTTGAGCCGCGGCGATTACCCGCGCGCATGGCGGCTCGCCGCGTCGCTTACGAGATGGGCGAGGAAGTTGGAGGCACGGTTGGTTATCAGGTGCGCTTCGATGAAAAAGTCAGCTCGAAGACGCGACTGCGGTTTGTCACAGAGGGAATTTTTCTTCGTCGCTTGATTGCTGATCCTGCATTGACTGGCGTCGGTGCAGTGGTGCTGGATGAATTTCACGAACGACATCTGGATGGTGATCTTGCGTTGGCGCTGCTGCGACGGGTGCAGCAGACGTCGCGGCCCGATCTGAAGATCGTGGTGATGTCGGCGACGCTGGATGCCGCGCCCGTTGCGGAATTCTTTGGTGGATGTCCTGTGATGGACGCACCGGGACGCATGTTTCCATTGACGATTGCATACATGCCGCAGGCTGCCGAGCCGTTGCATATACAGGTGCGCACGGCAGTACAACGACTGATGCACGAAGGGCACCGTGGTCATGCGTTGGTATTTCTGCCCGGCGCTGCGGAAATTCGTCGGGCTATGCGTGAGTGCGAAGGTGTTGCGCAAAGCTATGGCTTATTGATGTTGCCTTTGCACGGCGATCTCTCACCTGCGGAGCAGGATCGTGCAGTTGGACCATCGACGCAACAGAAGCTGATTCTGTCTACAAATGTTGCAGAGAGTTCTGTCACAGTGGAAGGCGTTACCGCAGTGATTGATAGTGGTCTGGCGCGCATTGCATCGCATTCACCATGGATGGGATTGCCGACGCTGGAGATCAAGCGTGTCAGTAAGGCAAGCGCGAAACAGCGTGCGGGGCGAGCAGGAAGAACTGCGCCTGGGCAGGTGCTGCGGCTGTATTCGGAGATGGATTTTTCGCAACGCGCAGAGCATGATGTGCCTGAGATTTTGCGCAGCGAGTTATCGGAGCTTGCGCTTTCATTGCGCGCCATGAAGCCAGCGTTGCGTGCGGAGGAAGTCGCATGGCTCACACCGCCAGAGGCGGCAGCGCTCTCGCAGGCGGAGATGTTGTTGAATCAACTTGGTGCCCAAAATGAGATGGCGCGACAACTGGCGCGCTATCCGCTACCTGTACGGTTGGCACGCATGATGGTTGCGGCGCAGGGGCGCGGTGCGGCAGCGGAGGCGGCAACGGCAGCAGCGCTGTTGAGCGTTGGCGGAAATGTTGAACGCAACGATTTGCTGGCCGCGATGGATGCGCAAGTCGCGCAGCCCGATCCAAAGGTGCAACAGACGGAACAGCAGCTTCGTCGCATCGCCGGTGTTGCCGCGGGTGCGAGGCACAGTTCATCGGATGAGCCTCTACTGCTTTCTGTGCTGCAAGGATTTCCGGATCGAGTAGCGAGGAAACGCAACGGCAAAGAGATGTTGCTGGGCAGTGGCGGCTCCGCGGAAGTACAAGGCGACGCATTGCCTTACGAGTTTGCTGTCGTGATGGATGCAGAAGACCGCAGTGACCGCCCTTTGCCATTGGTACGAATGGCTTCGCGCATCGAGCCAGACTGGTTGATTGATCTGTTTCCGGAACGCGTGAAAGAGGAAGAGACACTCACATGGAATCGCAATGCGGAGCGTGTGGAAGCCGTAACCTCGTTGCGGTACGACGGTCTGTTATTGCAGGAGTGGCGTGATGCGCGCCCTGATTCGGAACGCGCGGCGAAGCTCCTGGCCGCGCAGGCTGTGGCTGCAGGTGCAGGGCGTTTTCTGGATGCGGAGGCGATCGAGAACCTTCAAGCTCGTGCCTCGTTTGCTGAACTCCCTGTGTCGGATATCCAACAGGAACTGGAAGAACTGTGTATTGGACTGAGCCGGTTTTCATTCGAAGAGCTACGCCGCGCGGCGGAGAATCTGTTGCCGATGATCGAAGCAAAGCTGGAGGCGCAACGGCTCCGTGAGCTGGCTCCTGCGACGCTGAAGCTGAAGGCTGGGCGCCAGGTGAAAGTGCATTACGAAACGGGCAAACCTCCATGGATTGAGTCGCGTATGCAGGACTTCTTCGGCATGGATGATGGTCCACGCGTTGGCCCGGAACGGACGCCGGTGGTAATGCATCTGCTGGGGCCTAATCAGCGCGCGGTGCAGACGACGGCCGATCTTCGCGGGTTCTGGCAGCGGCTCTATCCTGAAGTGCGCCGCGAACTTATGCGACGTTATCCGCGGCATAAATGGCCGGAAAATCCTCTTTCTGCGGAAGCCGTCGAAGAGGCAAAACATCAGCCTGGTCGGCGCTCCTGA
- a CDS encoding Bax inhibitor-1 family protein — MYVNRTNGYPTVIDVPREGTAPLLAKVLGITALGFFITAIGVATAPSWSMLPGFIAVLALVFAINGVKRQSPSLALGLFLGLAFFMGWEIAPIIHMYVRMIGPYVVFQAAMTTGLGMTALACVSYLFSIDYRRLSGIAGAGLLVLILVGVASMFFHFLSPTTYSWMALAIFTALTVADFARIRAGGDGLTATQLAVGIYLDAINIFLILLQLFGSGGRRRD; from the coding sequence ATGTACGTGAATAGAACCAACGGATATCCCACCGTAATCGACGTTCCGCGCGAAGGCACCGCACCGCTGTTGGCGAAGGTGTTGGGGATCACTGCGCTTGGATTTTTCATTACTGCCATCGGTGTGGCAACTGCGCCCTCATGGAGCATGCTGCCTGGCTTCATCGCGGTGCTTGCGCTTGTCTTCGCCATCAACGGCGTGAAACGTCAGAGCCCCAGTTTGGCTTTGGGGCTGTTTCTTGGTCTGGCGTTCTTCATGGGCTGGGAGATTGCGCCCATCATCCACATGTATGTGCGTATGATCGGGCCATACGTTGTCTTCCAGGCGGCCATGACCACGGGCCTGGGCATGACAGCGCTCGCATGTGTTTCGTACCTGTTCAGCATTGATTACCGCAGGCTCAGCGGCATTGCCGGTGCGGGACTGCTGGTGTTGATACTGGTTGGAGTGGCCAGCATGTTCTTCCACTTCCTGTCGCCCACGACTTACTCGTGGATGGCGTTGGCGATCTTCACGGCACTGACGGTGGCGGACTTTGCACGTATCCGCGCGGGTGGCGATGGGCTGACCGCGACACAGCTCGCGGTTGGTATTTATCTGGATGCCATTAATATCTTCCTGATCCTGCTGCAGCTTTTCGGTAGCGGTGGACGTCGCCGCGACTAG
- a CDS encoding phosphocholine-specific phospholipase C, producing MSTSRRDFLKFAALISGATGISGFVPESIQRAFAIEPAPGSTFADAEHIVILMQENRSFDHSLGSLQGVRGFNDPRAMRQPNGNSVFAQTSKATGKSFAPWRLDLKDTRITWMGSVPHSRNSQVDAWNDGHYDNWLDAKKSGNKDYQQIPITMGHYTREDLPFYYALADAFTVCDQSYCAVMSSTTPNRSMFWTGTVRDKKSADSRVYMRNDQLFRDPLGWKTYPERLTEAGISWHFYQNDLSMTSGLTPEERSWLSNYGCNVLECFAAYNVHAYRYAPELLKTQLESAQKQVARLEEQLSELSNPEMGDELHAQLGLAQGHVAHLQKAVANAGEARYKQLSAKERALHDAAFMTNTGDSNYRSLEALRFNSDGREDTINVPKGDILHQFRADVEAGKLPTVSWLAGPEHFSDHPSSPWYGAWWVSEIMDILTKNPEVWKKTIFILTYDENDGYFDHSPSYVAPDPKRPETGAASAGIDVALEYTYKADEIAQGVPSHEARSGPIGMGFRIPTIIASPWTRGGWVNSQLCDHTSTLQFLEKFVQAKFGKNVREDNISDWRRTVAGDLTSCFRPHREDEAGLNFLQRDQFIELIVNARNKALPTGYKELSAEEISAINTRPSKASATSHQEHGTRPSCALPYELYAHGMVSADGKHFELQLTAAKEVFKDRAAGAPFNVYLRNLTAKPGMRAATYTVRAGDTLKPTFALDEFRDGQYEIEVLAANGFYRRFTGDLHATTPQVVAKLQMRNGNPTGTLELHIRNGSSTSQQFEIKDNSYGAAAIQKSVAAGATQVISIPLEKSFHWYDLTVQSTGSKAFAQFAGRVETGAPTKTDPLMA from the coding sequence ATGTCCACATCGCGTCGTGATTTTTTGAAGTTTGCTGCTCTGATTTCCGGAGCCACAGGTATATCGGGCTTTGTTCCCGAATCCATTCAGCGAGCATTTGCCATTGAGCCGGCGCCCGGCAGCACCTTTGCCGATGCGGAACACATCGTCATTCTGATGCAGGAGAACCGTTCGTTCGATCACTCGCTCGGAAGTTTGCAGGGCGTGCGCGGATTCAACGATCCACGTGCCATGCGTCAACCCAACGGCAATTCGGTTTTTGCGCAGACGTCGAAGGCCACAGGCAAATCGTTTGCTCCGTGGCGGCTTGATTTGAAAGACACGCGCATTACATGGATGGGTTCCGTCCCGCATTCACGCAACTCGCAGGTGGATGCATGGAACGACGGCCACTATGACAACTGGCTCGATGCGAAGAAGTCTGGCAACAAGGATTACCAGCAGATACCCATCACCATGGGGCATTACACGCGTGAGGATCTTCCGTTTTATTACGCGTTGGCCGATGCATTCACCGTGTGCGATCAAAGCTATTGCGCGGTGATGAGTTCTACCACTCCGAACCGCTCCATGTTCTGGACCGGCACTGTGCGCGATAAGAAGTCAGCCGATTCGCGTGTGTATATGCGCAACGATCAGCTGTTTCGCGATCCGTTGGGATGGAAGACGTATCCGGAGCGACTGACAGAAGCGGGCATTTCATGGCACTTCTATCAGAATGATCTTTCCATGACGAGCGGTCTCACGCCGGAGGAGCGTTCCTGGTTATCGAACTACGGTTGCAACGTGCTGGAGTGTTTTGCGGCTTATAACGTACATGCCTATCGCTATGCTCCTGAATTGTTAAAGACACAGCTGGAGTCGGCGCAAAAGCAGGTGGCGCGTTTGGAAGAACAGCTTTCAGAGTTGTCCAACCCTGAGATGGGTGACGAGCTGCATGCGCAGCTTGGTCTGGCCCAGGGACACGTTGCCCACTTGCAGAAGGCAGTGGCCAATGCAGGCGAGGCGCGCTATAAGCAGCTCTCCGCAAAAGAACGTGCATTGCACGATGCTGCTTTTATGACCAACACAGGCGATTCGAACTATCGTTCGCTGGAGGCTCTCCGATTCAATAGCGATGGCCGCGAAGATACCATCAACGTTCCCAAGGGCGATATCCTTCATCAGTTCCGCGCTGATGTGGAAGCAGGTAAGCTGCCCACGGTGTCATGGCTAGCAGGGCCCGAGCATTTCTCCGATCATCCTTCGTCGCCCTGGTATGGGGCGTGGTGGGTGTCGGAGATCATGGACATTCTCACCAAGAACCCTGAAGTTTGGAAGAAGACCATCTTCATCCTCACGTATGACGAGAACGATGGTTACTTCGACCACTCGCCGTCCTATGTCGCGCCCGATCCTAAGAGGCCCGAGACAGGTGCTGCATCCGCAGGGATTGATGTTGCACTGGAGTACACCTATAAGGCTGACGAGATTGCACAAGGTGTTCCCAGCCACGAAGCGCGTAGTGGGCCCATCGGCATGGGCTTCCGTATTCCCACGATCATTGCCTCGCCATGGACCCGCGGTGGATGGGTGAATTCGCAGCTTTGCGATCACACGTCAACGCTGCAGTTCCTGGAGAAATTCGTTCAGGCAAAGTTCGGAAAGAATGTACGCGAAGACAACATCAGCGATTGGCGTCGTACTGTAGCGGGCGATCTTACTTCTTGCTTCCGACCCCACCGGGAAGACGAAGCCGGATTGAATTTTCTGCAGCGCGATCAGTTCATTGAATTGATTGTTAATGCGCGCAATAAGGCGCTGCCCACGGGATACAAGGAGCTCTCCGCGGAAGAGATAAGTGCGATCAATACGCGTCCAAGCAAAGCATCTGCAACATCACATCAAGAGCACGGAACCCGGCCGTCCTGCGCGTTGCCTTATGAGCTTTACGCGCATGGCATGGTATCTGCGGATGGCAAGCACTTCGAACTGCAATTGACTGCGGCCAAAGAGGTCTTCAAGGATCGTGCAGCCGGTGCTCCGTTTAATGTGTATCTTCGCAATCTCACTGCTAAGCCGGGAATGCGTGCGGCGACCTATACCGTGAGAGCAGGCGATACATTAAAGCCGACGTTTGCACTCGATGAGTTTCGCGATGGCCAGTATGAAATTGAAGTATTGGCAGCAAACGGATTTTATCGGCGCTTTACCGGCGATCTCCACGCGACAACGCCGCAGGTCGTGGCCAAACTGCAGATGCGCAACGGCAATCCGACAGGTACGCTGGAACTGCATATCCGTAATGGTTCCTCAACTTCTCAACAATTTGAGATCAAGGACAACAGCTACGGCGCAGCGGCCATACAGAAGTCAGTTGCTGCGGGAGCAACGCAGGTGATTAGCATTCCGCTTGAGAAGAGCTTCCACTGGTATGACCTTACTGTTCAGAGCACCGGCAGCAAGGCCTTCGCGCAGTTCGCAGGACGCGTGGAAACAGGCGCGCCCACTAAGACTGATCCTCTTATGGCTTGA